The following proteins are co-located in the Fodinicurvata sp. EGI_FJ10296 genome:
- the preA gene encoding NAD-dependent dihydropyrimidine dehydrogenase subunit PreA, with translation MSSLANDFLGIKSPNPFWLASAPPTDKKYNVERAFRAGWGGVVWKTLGEDPPIVNVSSRYGAVSYNGTRVAGLNNIELITDRPLDINLQEIAEVKKAWPDRAVVVSLMVPCEEENWKSILKRVEATGADGIELNFGCPHGMSERGMGSAVGQVPEYVEMVTRWCKQHSRMPVIVKLTPNITNILGPARAARRGGADAVSLINTIQSIVSVDLDLMAPEPVVDGKGTHGGYCGPAVKPIALRMVAEIARDPECRGMAISGIGGVSTWREAAEFISLGADNVQVCTAAMTHGFKIVEDMNLGLANWMDEKGYPDTPAFKGRAAPNFVEWQELNLNFATVANIDQDLCIQCGKCYIACEDTSHQSIAALRTEAGTRRYEIIEEECVGCNLCMHVCPVDDCITMVPVESDKPYLNWGGHPNNPMRRDAAE, from the coding sequence ATGTCGAGCCTTGCCAATGACTTTCTCGGGATCAAATCCCCCAATCCGTTCTGGCTGGCCTCCGCACCGCCGACGGACAAGAAATACAATGTCGAGCGTGCGTTTCGCGCCGGCTGGGGCGGCGTCGTCTGGAAGACGCTGGGGGAAGATCCGCCGATCGTGAACGTCTCGTCGCGCTACGGGGCAGTCTCCTATAACGGAACGCGCGTTGCCGGCCTCAACAACATCGAGCTGATCACCGATCGGCCGCTGGACATCAATCTGCAGGAAATCGCCGAGGTCAAGAAGGCGTGGCCGGACCGGGCCGTCGTCGTGTCGCTGATGGTGCCGTGCGAGGAAGAGAACTGGAAGTCGATCCTGAAGCGGGTCGAAGCGACAGGTGCCGACGGCATCGAGCTGAATTTCGGCTGTCCCCACGGCATGTCCGAGCGGGGCATGGGGTCGGCCGTCGGGCAGGTTCCGGAATATGTCGAGATGGTCACGCGGTGGTGCAAGCAGCACAGCCGCATGCCCGTGATCGTCAAGCTGACCCCCAACATCACCAATATCCTGGGGCCGGCACGGGCGGCGCGACGCGGCGGCGCCGATGCGGTATCGCTGATCAACACCATCCAGTCGATCGTATCGGTCGATCTGGATCTGATGGCGCCTGAGCCGGTCGTCGACGGCAAGGGCACGCATGGCGGCTATTGCGGCCCGGCGGTCAAGCCGATCGCGCTGCGCATGGTGGCGGAGATCGCCCGCGACCCCGAATGCCGCGGAATGGCGATATCGGGGATCGGCGGGGTCTCGACCTGGCGCGAGGCGGCGGAGTTCATCAGTCTGGGCGCGGACAACGTTCAGGTCTGCACCGCCGCGATGACCCACGGTTTCAAGATCGTCGAGGATATGAATCTCGGGCTGGCCAACTGGATGGACGAAAAAGGCTATCCCGACACGCCGGCGTTCAAGGGCCGTGCGGCGCCGAATTTCGTCGAGTGGCAGGAGTTGAACCTGAACTTCGCGACGGTCGCCAACATCGATCAGGACCTCTGCATTCAGTGCGGGAAATGTTATATTGCCTGCGAGGATACCTCCCACCAATCGATTGCCGCTCTGCGCACCGAGGCGGGCACACGGCGATATGAAATCATCGAGGAGGAATGCGTCGGCTGTAATCTTTGCATGCATGTCTGCCCCGTCGATGACTGCATCACCATGGTGCCTGTCGAGTCGGACAAGCCGTATCTGAACTGGGGCGGGCATCCGAACAATCCCATGCGCCGGGACGCGGCAGAATAG
- a CDS encoding NAD(P)-dependent oxidoreductase, with protein sequence MSIGEETADAVRRDAGPDIRSGRLAPARLAENFGDAHPPLSAQQAVIEASRCYFCYDAPCVEACPTGIDIPSFIRSIQTGNTTGAATTILNANIMGGMCARVCPVEELCEEACVRNLAEDKPVGIGALQRFATDHLFDEGRQPFTRAAPTGRRIAVAGAGPAGLACAHRLAVLGHDVTVFEAREKGGGLNEFGIAAYKTVDDFAQRELAFILSVGGITLKTGVALGRDIALADLRRDYDAVFLGLGHNAVNALGADGEDFDGVVDAVDYIEALRQAPDKGTLPVGRKVVVIGGGNTGIDIATQIKRLGAEDVTLVYRRGPESMSATWKEQEWAQTNDVRIKHWARPVRLIGWPGGNGRRAVKEIEFEYTQLDDRGRLAGTGDTFTLLADQVFKAIGQTFQASTAFGGEGAEILDRAGDRIAVNEDRMTSLAGVFAGGDCVPGTDLTVAAVEDGKIAANAIDRLLRN encoded by the coding sequence ATGTCGATCGGTGAAGAGACTGCGGACGCTGTCCGCCGCGATGCGGGGCCAGACATTCGTTCCGGCCGACTTGCGCCGGCGCGGCTGGCGGAGAATTTCGGCGACGCCCATCCGCCGCTGTCGGCGCAGCAGGCCGTCATCGAGGCAAGCCGCTGCTATTTCTGTTACGACGCCCCCTGCGTCGAGGCGTGCCCGACCGGCATCGACATCCCCTCGTTCATTCGATCGATCCAGACCGGCAACACGACCGGCGCGGCGACCACGATCCTTAATGCCAATATCATGGGCGGCATGTGCGCGCGGGTCTGTCCGGTGGAGGAACTGTGCGAAGAAGCCTGCGTACGCAACCTGGCCGAGGACAAACCGGTCGGCATCGGCGCGCTTCAGCGATTCGCCACCGATCACCTGTTCGACGAGGGGCGGCAGCCGTTCACGCGGGCCGCGCCGACCGGGCGCCGTATCGCGGTGGCCGGTGCCGGGCCTGCCGGTCTGGCCTGTGCGCACCGGCTGGCGGTTCTTGGGCACGACGTGACTGTCTTCGAAGCGCGGGAAAAGGGCGGCGGCCTGAACGAATTCGGCATCGCGGCCTACAAGACGGTCGACGATTTCGCCCAGCGGGAACTGGCGTTCATCCTGTCGGTCGGCGGCATTACCCTGAAAACGGGTGTGGCGTTGGGGCGCGACATCGCGCTGGCCGATCTGCGCCGCGACTATGACGCCGTCTTTCTGGGGCTCGGACACAATGCGGTCAACGCGCTCGGCGCCGACGGTGAAGACTTCGACGGTGTTGTGGACGCCGTCGACTATATCGAGGCGCTGCGCCAGGCGCCCGACAAGGGCACGTTGCCCGTCGGACGCAAGGTCGTGGTCATCGGCGGCGGCAATACGGGCATCGATATCGCCACGCAGATCAAGCGCCTTGGCGCGGAAGACGTGACGCTGGTCTATCGCCGCGGCCCGGAAAGCATGTCCGCCACCTGGAAAGAACAGGAATGGGCGCAGACCAACGACGTCCGGATCAAGCACTGGGCGCGCCCGGTGCGCCTGATCGGCTGGCCCGGCGGGAACGGGCGCCGCGCCGTCAAGGAGATCGAGTTCGAATACACCCAGCTCGATGACCGGGGCCGTCTGGCCGGAACGGGCGATACCTTTACGCTGCTGGCCGACCAGGTGTTCAAGGCAATCGGCCAGACGTTCCAGGCATCGACCGCGTTCGGCGGCGAGGGGGCTGAAATCCTCGACCGGGCCGGCGACCGGATCGCCGTCAACGAGGACCGGATGACCTCGCTGGCCGGGGTTTTTGCCGGCGGCGACTGCGTTCCCGGCACGGATCTGACCGTCGCCGCGGTCGAGGATGGAAAGATCGCCGCCAACGCCATCGACCGACTGCTGCGCAATTGA